One Fusarium oxysporum f. sp. lycopersici 4287 chromosome 8, whole genome shotgun sequence genomic region harbors:
- a CDS encoding murein transglycosylase: MQNYHGDPYESEPLDSHNRYDSSPRRPIPPPHSYSPSAAHYDAPPRSNHPSAHPDSSYSRVQGGYDDYSSHGRPVSPSPYAGSAGYDSPRRPSPQQNDHGYYGNQGYNNYGGGGGGHMGGIGAMEHSNLPPPPSRTQQNPYGGNGGYGHGYDSPRGPPSAATSQFNGSDPYIDNPYPGYTNSRHGSDNLGVVNPNEIVDDGDDGLVYGKSQRNSMLSLSNSDRAKRGASATAAAVGGGAAAGGLLGGRGGSYEMNGAREKPYGYGSDDKDTGRSKRCKWLIIVVVFLVIVGAIVGGVVGSMVNNGKKDDSTASSGESAKDDTKKNGDLGKNSAEIKDLLNNPDLHRVFPGMDYTPLNSQYPDCMHNPPSQNNITRDVAVLGQLTNKIRLYGTDCNQTQMLIHALDRLELKDTKIWMGVWLDKNETTNDRQMAQMWDILDEYGDAPFEGIIIANEILFREEMNITTLAKILDDTRTKLDKKGLKLPVATSDLGDDWTSELATDSDYIMANIHPFFAGVEASEAAAWTSNFWKTNNGDFWKTDTKKNIISETGWPTGGGTNCGSAATCTKGSVAGIDELNTFMDDWVCQSLKNGTNYFWFEAFDEPWKERYNTKGKNWEDKWGLLTADRELKKGVKIPDCDGKTIQDYSMFSS, from the exons ATGCAGAACTACCACGGGGATCCCTACGAGAGCGAACCGCTCGACTCTCATAATCGCTACGATTCCTCTCCCCGAAGACCCATCCCTCCTCCCCATAGTTATTCACCTTCGGCTGCCCACTACGACGCTCCCCCGAGATCAAACCACCCAAGCGCACATCCCGATTCTTCATACAGCCGTGTTCAAGGTGGCTACGACGACTATTCTTCTCACGGTCGCCCAGTTTCGCCTTCGCCGTACGCAGGATCCGCTGGATACGACAGTCCTCGACGACCATCGCCTCAACAAAACGACCACGGTTATTACGGCAACCAAGGCTATAATAACTACGGaggtggcggcggcggacATATGGG CGGCATAGGCGCAATGGAACACTCCAACTTGCCCCCGCCTCCGTCGCGGACTCAGCAAAACCCGTACGGCGGAAACGGAGGCTACGGTCACGGTTATGATTCGCCTCGTGGGCCACCATCGGCAGCGACATCTCAGTTCAACGGTAGCGATCCCTACATCGATAACCCATACCCCGGATATACGAATTCGCGGCACGGCAGCGACAATCTCGGCGTAGTGAATCCTAATGAGATCGTTGACGATGGAGACGACGGACTTGTGTATGGAAAGAGCCAAAGAAACTCAATGCTTAGCCTTTCCAATTCCGACCGCGCGAAGAGGGGTGCTTCTGCTACCGCTGCTGCGGTTGGAGGTGGTGCGGCTGCTGGCGGCCTTTTGGGTGGACGAG GCGGAAGCTACGAGATGAATGGGGCACGGGAAAAGCCTTACGGTTATGGCTCAGACGATAAGGACACTGGGAGGAGTAAGAGGTGCAAGtggctcatcatcgtcgttgtgttcctcgtcatcgttgGCGCTATTGTCGGTGGTGTCGTTGGTAGCATGGTGAACAATGGCAAGAAAGACGACAGCACAGCGAGTTCGGGAGAGTCAGCTAAGGACGACACGAAGAAGAACGGCGATCTTGGCAAAAACAGTgccgagatcaaggaccttctcaacaatcCCGACCTCCACAGAGTCTTTCCTGGCATGGACTACACCCCTCTCAACTCGCAGTATCCCGACTGTATGCATAACCCACCTTCTCAGAACAACATCACTCGCGACGTCGCCGTGTTGGGTCAGCTTACCAACAAGATTCGACTGTACGGAACCGATTGCAACCAGACGCAGATGTTGATTCATGCTCTCGACCGATTGGAACTCAAGGATACCAAGATCTGGATGGGTGTTTGGCTTGACAAGAACGAGACAACCAACGATCGACAGATGGCACAAATGTGGGACATCCTGGATGAGTATGGTGATGCTCCTTTTGAGGGCATCATCATTGCCAACGAAATTCTGTTTCGTGAGGAGATGAACATCACCACATTggccaagatcttggacGACACCCGCACAaagctcgacaagaaggGCCTCAAGCTCCCTGTTGCTACCTCCGATTTGGGTGATGACTGGACATCTGAGCTTGCGACGGACAGTGACTATATCATGGCCAACATCCATCCCTTCTTCGCCGGAGTTGAGGCATCCGAGGCTGCCGCTTGGACTTCCAACTTCTGGAAGACCAACAACGGAGATTTCTGGAAGACGGACACGAAGAAGAACATCATTTCGGAAACAGGCTGGCCTACCGGAGGTGGCACCAACTGTGGCTCAGCCGCAACATGTACCAAAGGATCAGTTGCTGGTATTGACGAGCTCAACACCTTCATGGACGATTGGGTTTGCCAGTCTCTCAAGAACGGTACCAACTACTTCTGGTTTGAGGCATTTGACGAGCCTTGGAAGGAGAGGTACAACACCAAGGGCAAGAACTGGGAGGACAAGTGGGGTCTGTTGACAGCGGATCGTGAGCTCAAGAAGGGAGTCAAGATTCCCGACTGCGACGGCAAGACGATCCAGGACTACAGCATGTTTTCTTCATAA
- a CDS encoding murein transglycosylase, translating to MQNYHGDPYESEPLDSHNRYDSSPRRPIPPPHSYSPSAAHYDAPPRSNHPSAHPDSSYSRVQGGYDDYSSHGRPVSPSPYAGSAGYDSPRRPSPQQNDHGYYGNQGYNNYGGGGGGHMGYDHPNSHTTPGADNFGMSASGGMAGIAVNVADRNPRYSGIGAMEHSNLPPPPSRTQQNPYGGNGGYGHGYDSPRGPPSAATSQFNGSDPYIDNPYPGYTNSRHGSDNLGVVNPNEIVDDGDDGLVYGKSQRNSMLSLSNSDRAKRGASATAAAVGGGAAAGGLLGGRGGSYEMNGAREKPYGYGSDDKDTGRSKRCKWLIIVVVFLVIVGAIVGGVVGSMVNNGKKDDSTASSGESAKDDTKKNGDLGKNSAEIKDLLNNPDLHRVFPGMDYTPLNSQYPDCMHNPPSQNNITRDVAVLGQLTNKIRLYGTDCNQTQMLIHALDRLELKDTKIWMGVWLDKNETTNDRQMAQMWDILDEYGDAPFEGIIIANEILFREEMNITTLAKILDDTRTKLDKKGLKLPVATSDLGDDWTSELATDSDYIMANIHPFFAGVEASEAAAWTSNFWKTNNGDFWKTDTKKNIISETGWPTGGGTNCGSAATCTKGSVAGIDELNTFMDDWVCQSLKNGTNYFWFEAFDEPWKERYNTKGKNWEDKWGLLTADRELKKGVKIPDCDGKTIQDYSMFSS from the exons ATGCAGAACTACCACGGGGATCCCTACGAGAGCGAACCGCTCGACTCTCATAATCGCTACGATTCCTCTCCCCGAAGACCCATCCCTCCTCCCCATAGTTATTCACCTTCGGCTGCCCACTACGACGCTCCCCCGAGATCAAACCACCCAAGCGCACATCCCGATTCTTCATACAGCCGTGTTCAAGGTGGCTACGACGACTATTCTTCTCACGGTCGCCCAGTTTCGCCTTCGCCGTACGCAGGATCCGCTGGATACGACAGTCCTCGACGACCATCGCCTCAACAAAACGACCACGGTTATTACGGCAACCAAGGCTATAATAACTACGGaggtggcggcggcggacATATGGGGTATGATCACCCAAACTCCCATACAACACCGGGCGCAGACAATTTTGGAATGTCTGCATCTGGTGGTATGGCAGGAATTGCTGTTAACGTTGCTGACCGTAATCCTCGCTATAGCGGCATAGGCGCAATGGAACACTCCAACTTGCCCCCGCCTCCGTCGCGGACTCAGCAAAACCCGTACGGCGGAAACGGAGGCTACGGTCACGGTTATGATTCGCCTCGTGGGCCACCATCGGCAGCGACATCTCAGTTCAACGGTAGCGATCCCTACATCGATAACCCATACCCCGGATATACGAATTCGCGGCACGGCAGCGACAATCTCGGCGTAGTGAATCCTAATGAGATCGTTGACGATGGAGACGACGGACTTGTGTATGGAAAGAGCCAAAGAAACTCAATGCTTAGCCTTTCCAATTCCGACCGCGCGAAGAGGGGTGCTTCTGCTACCGCTGCTGCGGTTGGAGGTGGTGCGGCTGCTGGCGGCCTTTTGGGTGGACGAG GCGGAAGCTACGAGATGAATGGGGCACGGGAAAAGCCTTACGGTTATGGCTCAGACGATAAGGACACTGGGAGGAGTAAGAGGTGCAAGtggctcatcatcgtcgttgtgttcctcgtcatcgttgGCGCTATTGTCGGTGGTGTCGTTGGTAGCATGGTGAACAATGGCAAGAAAGACGACAGCACAGCGAGTTCGGGAGAGTCAGCTAAGGACGACACGAAGAAGAACGGCGATCTTGGCAAAAACAGTgccgagatcaaggaccttctcaacaatcCCGACCTCCACAGAGTCTTTCCTGGCATGGACTACACCCCTCTCAACTCGCAGTATCCCGACTGTATGCATAACCCACCTTCTCAGAACAACATCACTCGCGACGTCGCCGTGTTGGGTCAGCTTACCAACAAGATTCGACTGTACGGAACCGATTGCAACCAGACGCAGATGTTGATTCATGCTCTCGACCGATTGGAACTCAAGGATACCAAGATCTGGATGGGTGTTTGGCTTGACAAGAACGAGACAACCAACGATCGACAGATGGCACAAATGTGGGACATCCTGGATGAGTATGGTGATGCTCCTTTTGAGGGCATCATCATTGCCAACGAAATTCTGTTTCGTGAGGAGATGAACATCACCACATTggccaagatcttggacGACACCCGCACAaagctcgacaagaaggGCCTCAAGCTCCCTGTTGCTACCTCCGATTTGGGTGATGACTGGACATCTGAGCTTGCGACGGACAGTGACTATATCATGGCCAACATCCATCCCTTCTTCGCCGGAGTTGAGGCATCCGAGGCTGCCGCTTGGACTTCCAACTTCTGGAAGACCAACAACGGAGATTTCTGGAAGACGGACACGAAGAAGAACATCATTTCGGAAACAGGCTGGCCTACCGGAGGTGGCACCAACTGTGGCTCAGCCGCAACATGTACCAAAGGATCAGTTGCTGGTATTGACGAGCTCAACACCTTCATGGACGATTGGGTTTGCCAGTCTCTCAAGAACGGTACCAACTACTTCTGGTTTGAGGCATTTGACGAGCCTTGGAAGGAGAGGTACAACACCAAGGGCAAGAACTGGGAGGACAAGTGGGGTCTGTTGACAGCGGATCGTGAGCTCAAGAAGGGAGTCAAGATTCCCGACTGCGACGGCAAGACGATCCAGGACTACAGCATGTTTTCTTCATAA